A window of Choristoneura fumiferana chromosome 8, NRCan_CFum_1, whole genome shotgun sequence contains these coding sequences:
- the LOC141430644 gene encoding uncharacterized protein → MAAAIDNNLIQFDLWETITDDSIEMTTEFWLQCQLEADRLEMDLVPPADLDSLSADDPDWRIMETQQEEEPEEHKENIVHHDCMWAGSCVDSVHPTNTFIPSDLIRAPTPAPGQSLLRRDMSPNRPDTPPSMDGDEPPQFRHTVDVVGTAQRLLRDSAAVAADHSYTLARQQFDGLGVQTPSDSGESEEEIDVVSLGTSQPLAASSHVRTDTLPRVPSAQERQHIQRTVESAMAPRPAARKRLVPPPAPRRRARGPGRRPRRANTDTDSEAEAPEMERRSIHNDMERLRRIGLKNLFEELKKQIPATKDKERAPKVVILREAASLCRRLREDEIVRENLKKQQSKLLARLKKLRALVAARYRPY, encoded by the exons atggcggCAGCAATCGATAACAACTTAATACAATTTGACTTGTGGGAGACGATAACAGACGATTCAATCGAGATGACAACAGAATTCTGGCTTCAATGCCAGTTAGAGGCAGACCGGCTGGAGATGGATTTAGTTCCTCCGGCCGATCTCGACAGCCTAAGCGCAGATGATCCCGATTGGAGAATTATGGAAACACAACAAGAAGAAGAACCGGAGGAACACAAAGAAAACATCGTTCACCACGATTGCATGTGGGCAGGTTCGTGTGTTGACTCTGTGCATCCCACGAATACATTTATCCCGTCTGATCTGATCCGGGCCCCGACACCAGCACCTGGGCAGAGCCTGTTGCGACGGGATATGTCACCCAATAGACCTGACACTCCGCCTTCCATGGACGGTGATGAACCTCCTCAGTTCCGCCACACCGTTGACGTCGTGGGCACCGCACAACGTTTGCTGCGGGACTCTGCAGCTGTCGCCGCTGACCACTCCTACACACTCGCCAGACAACAGTTCGACGGTCTGGGTGTACAAACTCCATCGGACTCCGGTGAATCag AGGAGGAAATCGATGTGGTGTCATTGGGTACGTCGCAGCCGCTCGCGGCGAGCTCGCACGTGCGCACGGACACGCTGCCTCGCGTGCCGTCGGCGCAGGAGCGCCAGCACATCCAGCGCACAGTGGAGTCGGCGATGGCGCCGCGGCCGGCGGCGCGCAAGCGGCTCGtgccgccgccggcgccgcgccgccgcgcgcgcgggcccggccgccgcccccgccgcgccAACACCGACACGGACTCCGAGGCCGAAGCCCCAGAGATGGAACGCCGCTCCATCCACAACGACATGGAGCGCCTCCGACGCATCGGCCTCAAAAACCTCTTTGAGGAACTCAAAAAGCAGATACCGGCGACTAAGGACAAGGAGCGCGCACCCAAAGTCGTCATCCTGCGCGAGGCCGCATCCCTCTGCCGCAGACTGCGAGAAGACGAGATTGTCCGGGAGAACCTCAAGAAACAGCAAAGCAAACTCCTCGCGAGATTGAAAAAGCTCCGCGCGCTCGTGGCTGCGCGCTACCGCCCGTATTGA